The following proteins are encoded in a genomic region of Bernardetia sp. MNP-M8:
- a CDS encoding LysM peptidoglycan-binding domain-containing protein: protein MLIGKLSTQKELNNSSISTKTTSVIKFFLASAFVFCTADFSVAQNGLKYEPYNFTIKNITTSSLLNDDNQTVHTKKQEINALNNTTFLETTFLTNNKPFTNQTFHYYSNSDTIKWNSHQLKESMFAPAGAPPSVERLIVGSPLTPSDSSDLQDQKRFSYHLLADFVSYISGQPVEYLNEIEEIVSDEALMVDAELFFDHQDSTIEFLEGLDLARNFRNALSDKEVAARMKAIEKEVPFNYTPEVRNFIEKYGVKYYNYTNTLIAKSNEYFPLFEKILKEQGMPEELKYLVVVESAFKTQVRSHAGAVGLWQFMPRTGKVFGLNQNFYIDERMDPTSSTIAACKYLKYLNNFFDGDWELAIAAYNCGPGNVQKAMRRSGKKTFWEIYNYLPRETRAYVPLYTTYAYLFNYAEDHGMVVEEPIYAIEYDTVFVSQYVNLDKLADELRMCATDLKAMNPEAKKGIIPHYAREHPIRIPKNRADFFWKGQEEILVACQNKNYTSSHSTASHTASISSYKTTKVSNTSTAQSYTASARTTTQKTYTPKSSGSKSYHTVRKGETLGGIAVKYHTSISSLRRWNGISGSRINIGQKIVMYGVKQSSTNNSAVTASNKTSTTKSTASNSGKSSSSYHVVKYGDTLWGIANNAGITVSRLKELNNLRSDKLNIGQKLKVM from the coding sequence ATGCTAATAGGCAAATTATCTACTCAAAAAGAATTAAATAATAGTAGTATATCAACAAAAACAACTTCTGTTATCAAATTCTTTTTAGCTTCTGCATTCGTTTTTTGTACTGCTGATTTTTCAGTAGCACAAAATGGATTAAAATACGAACCCTACAACTTTACTATAAAAAATATAACCACTTCTAGTCTACTAAATGACGACAATCAAACAGTCCATACTAAAAAACAAGAAATAAATGCTTTAAACAATACTACTTTTTTAGAAACTACATTTCTAACAAACAACAAACCTTTTACAAATCAGACTTTTCATTATTATTCAAACTCTGATACTATAAAATGGAATTCGCATCAACTAAAAGAATCGATGTTTGCGCCAGCAGGTGCGCCTCCTTCTGTCGAACGCTTAATTGTAGGAAGCCCTCTTACACCTTCTGATTCTAGTGATTTGCAAGACCAAAAACGCTTCTCTTATCATCTGTTGGCTGATTTTGTTTCATATATTTCTGGTCAGCCTGTTGAATACCTCAATGAAATAGAAGAAATTGTGAGTGATGAAGCATTGATGGTAGATGCAGAATTATTTTTTGATCATCAAGACTCTACTATTGAATTTTTAGAAGGGCTAGATTTAGCTAGAAATTTCAGAAATGCCCTTTCTGATAAAGAGGTGGCTGCTCGTATGAAGGCAATTGAAAAAGAAGTTCCTTTCAATTATACACCTGAAGTAAGAAATTTTATTGAAAAATATGGTGTAAAGTATTATAATTACACAAATACTTTAATTGCAAAGTCAAACGAATATTTTCCACTTTTTGAGAAAATTTTGAAAGAACAAGGAATGCCCGAAGAACTAAAATATTTAGTTGTGGTAGAATCGGCTTTCAAAACACAAGTTCGTTCTCATGCAGGTGCTGTTGGACTTTGGCAATTTATGCCACGTACAGGAAAAGTCTTTGGTCTGAATCAAAACTTTTATATTGATGAAAGAATGGACCCTACCTCTTCGACTATTGCAGCCTGTAAATATTTAAAATATTTGAATAATTTCTTTGATGGAGATTGGGAACTTGCCATTGCTGCTTACAACTGTGGACCTGGAAATGTACAGAAAGCAATGCGCCGTTCTGGCAAAAAAACTTTTTGGGAAATCTATAATTATTTACCAAGAGAAACTCGTGCCTATGTTCCTCTTTATACTACTTATGCTTATCTTTTCAATTATGCAGAAGACCATGGAATGGTAGTAGAAGAGCCTATTTATGCCATTGAATATGATACTGTTTTTGTTAGTCAGTATGTAAATTTGGATAAGTTAGCTGATGAACTTCGTATGTGTGCAACTGATTTAAAGGCAATGAATCCAGAAGCAAAAAAAGGAATAATTCCTCATTATGCGAGAGAACATCCAATCAGAATTCCTAAAAATAGAGCAGATTTCTTTTGGAAAGGTCAAGAAGAAATTTTAGTAGCTTGTCAGAATAAAAATTATACAAGTAGCCACTCAACAGCTTCTCATACAGCTTCTATAAGTAGTTATAAAACTACAAAAGTATCAAATACATCAACAGCACAGAGTTATACAGCTTCTGCAAGAACAACTACTCAAAAAACATATACTCCAAAATCTTCTGGTTCTAAATCATATCATACAGTAAGAAAAGGTGAAACACTTGGAGGAATTGCAGTAAAATATCATACTTCTATCTCTTCTCTTAGACGTTGGAATGGAATCTCAGGTTCAAGAATAAATATTGGACAAAAAATAGTTATGTATGGAGTAAAACAAAGCTCTACAAATAATTCTGCTGTAACAGCTTCAAATAAAACTTCTACCACTAAATCAACGGCTTCTAATTCAGGTAAGTCAAGTTCTTCTTATCATGTCGTAAAATATGGTGATACACTTTGGGGAATTGCAAATAATGCAGGAATTACGGTATCAAGACTAAAAGAACTAAATAATTTACGTTCTGATAAACTCAATATAGGACAGAAATTAAAAGTGATGTAA
- a CDS encoding 1,4-dihydroxy-2-naphthoyl-CoA synthase, producing MNQKADWKVIEELGTESNTIKFEDITYKKSNGVARIAFNRPEVRNAFRPQTVTELYRAFLDAREDTSIGVVLLSSEGPSPKDGVYSFCSGGDQRTRGHQGYVGEDGMPRLNILEVQRLMRFMPKAVIAVVNGWAVGGGHSLHVVCDLTLASKEHAIFKQTDADVTSFDGGYGSAYLAKMVGQKRAREIFFLGRNYSAQEACDMGMVNAVIPHEELEDTAYEWAQEILEKSPTSIKMLKFAFNLTDDGMVGQQVFAGEATRLAYMTDEAKEGRNAFLEKRKPDFKDIKWIP from the coding sequence ATGAATCAAAAAGCAGACTGGAAAGTCATTGAGGAATTAGGTACTGAATCAAATACTATCAAATTTGAAGATATTACCTACAAAAAATCAAACGGAGTGGCTCGTATTGCCTTCAACCGTCCAGAAGTCAGAAATGCCTTTCGTCCACAAACAGTAACCGAATTATACAGAGCTTTTTTAGATGCTAGAGAAGATACTTCTATCGGAGTAGTTTTGCTTTCTTCAGAAGGTCCTTCACCAAAAGATGGAGTTTATTCATTTTGTAGTGGTGGCGACCAGCGTACACGAGGACATCAAGGCTATGTAGGCGAAGATGGAATGCCAAGACTTAATATTTTGGAAGTTCAGCGTCTTATGCGTTTTATGCCAAAGGCTGTTATTGCTGTTGTGAATGGTTGGGCTGTTGGTGGTGGACATAGTTTGCATGTTGTTTGTGATTTGACTTTGGCGAGTAAAGAACACGCTATTTTCAAACAAACTGATGCTGATGTAACCAGTTTTGACGGTGGTTATGGTTCTGCGTATTTGGCTAAAATGGTCGGACAAAAAAGAGCAAGAGAAATTTTCTTTTTGGGTCGTAATTATTCGGCACAAGAAGCCTGCGATATGGGAATGGTAAATGCTGTTATTCCTCACGAAGAATTGGAAGACACAGCGTATGAGTGGGCGCAAGAAATTTTGGAGAAATCACCTACGTCTATCAAAATGCTCAAATTTGCCTTCAATTTAACTGACGACGGAATGGTCGGACAACAAGTATTTGCAGGAGAAGCAACTCGCTTAGCCTATATGACCGACGAAGCAAAAGAAGGAAGAAATGCCTTTTTGGAGAAAAGAAAACCAGATTTTAAAGACATCAAATGGATTCCTTAA
- a CDS encoding phosphatase domain-containing protein, protein MNLKDIIHKVSHQGEQKWDILKTNLKTRLGLDEPVMILPYRSFGNTQKAFFWGRVLEDEKVNVKEDDKFWDNILNTYRRLESDEIPNVRLSVTYQGITKETKTDEEGYFFTEIELSEPITPHESMWEKVEFKLLENVRPNQGDVTALGEVQIHDDLKEFGIISDIDDTVLQTQATSMLASAKLTFLGNAHLRKPFLGVGELYEALVKGSDGSQQNPLYFVSSSMWNLYDLLTDFFEIRNLPKAPLLLRDLGLDDKMFFKGDHSHKEEKIKRIFSYYPNLKFILIGDSGQHDAEIYYKMLQEFPERIKAIYIRDVSDNARDAEVDKIATKAEKEFNVPFQLIADSGLVALHAASQGFITKESIEKVQQAKEEDKKAPLTLEEAVVKGEIEVKN, encoded by the coding sequence ATGAATCTAAAAGATATTATTCACAAAGTATCTCATCAAGGAGAACAAAAATGGGATATTCTCAAAACAAATCTCAAAACTCGTTTAGGATTAGATGAACCTGTCATGATTTTACCTTATCGCAGTTTTGGAAATACTCAAAAAGCCTTTTTTTGGGGTAGAGTATTGGAAGATGAAAAAGTCAATGTAAAAGAAGATGATAAGTTTTGGGATAATATTCTTAATACATATAGAAGGTTAGAAAGCGATGAAATTCCAAATGTGCGACTTTCAGTAACGTATCAAGGAATTACAAAAGAAACTAAAACAGATGAAGAAGGGTATTTTTTTACGGAAATAGAATTGTCAGAACCTATCACACCCCATGAATCTATGTGGGAAAAAGTAGAATTCAAACTTTTAGAAAATGTAAGACCAAATCAAGGTGATGTGACTGCTTTAGGAGAAGTTCAAATTCATGATGATTTAAAAGAATTTGGAATTATTTCAGATATTGATGATACTGTTTTGCAAACACAAGCCACAAGCATGTTGGCTTCTGCAAAGCTCACTTTTTTAGGAAATGCACATCTTAGAAAACCATTTTTAGGAGTCGGAGAACTCTATGAAGCACTTGTAAAAGGAAGTGATGGTAGTCAGCAAAATCCATTGTATTTTGTTTCTAGTAGTATGTGGAATTTGTACGATTTACTAACTGATTTTTTTGAAATAAGAAATCTTCCAAAAGCTCCTTTACTTTTGAGAGATTTAGGATTGGATGATAAAATGTTTTTCAAAGGCGACCATAGCCATAAAGAAGAAAAAATAAAACGTATTTTTAGTTATTATCCCAATCTGAAATTTATTTTGATAGGAGATAGTGGACAGCACGATGCCGAAATTTATTATAAAATGCTTCAAGAGTTTCCAGAACGAATAAAAGCAATTTATATTCGTGATGTAAGTGACAACGCTAGAGATGCAGAAGTAGATAAAATTGCCACAAAGGCAGAAAAAGAATTCAATGTTCCTTTTCAACTAATAGCTGATTCGGGTTTGGTAGCTTTGCATGCAGCCTCACAAGGATTTATTACAAAAGAATCTATTGAAAAAGTACAGCAAGCAAAAGAAGAAGATAAAAAAGCTCCTCTGACTTTGGAGGAAGCTGTTGTGAAAGGAGAGATTGAGGTAAAAAATTAA
- a CDS encoding sugar phosphate nucleotidyltransferase — MKAIIPVAGAGTRLRPHTHTQPKPLVPIAGKPILGHIIDNLYENGIRDFLFVIGYLGNKIEEYVVNTYKDRINAEFVLQEPRIGSAHALWIARDFIKDDKELLIVLGDTIVEMNYSNFFNIKNSVVAVRKVDNPRIFGIVEPDKHGIIKKLIEKPRIPKSNLALVGAYKISNIPLLLDAIKTIMSHSASANSSWEYHLTDALMEMVNQGEKITFMEVDNWFDCGKKDTLLEANASLLRRHGFETSVSTDYPKCIIIQPVRFGKQCKLENSIIGPNVAIGDHTHISNSIIQNSIIGSFSELSHATLNKSIIGSDSILKGLVQSLNIGDSTEIDFTSNE, encoded by the coding sequence ATGAAAGCAATTATTCCCGTAGCAGGAGCAGGTACACGCTTGCGTCCACATACTCACACTCAACCCAAACCCCTTGTTCCGATAGCAGGAAAACCTATTTTAGGACATATTATTGATAATTTATATGAAAATGGAATACGAGATTTTTTATTTGTTATTGGTTATTTAGGAAACAAGATTGAAGAATATGTAGTAAATACTTATAAAGATAGAATCAATGCAGAGTTTGTTTTACAAGAGCCTCGTATTGGTTCGGCTCATGCACTTTGGATAGCTCGTGATTTTATTAAAGACGACAAAGAATTATTAATTGTATTGGGAGACACAATTGTAGAGATGAATTATTCTAATTTCTTTAACATTAAAAATAGTGTTGTAGCTGTCAGAAAAGTTGATAATCCACGTATTTTCGGAATTGTAGAACCCGACAAACATGGAATAATCAAAAAACTCATTGAAAAGCCTCGCATTCCAAAATCTAATTTGGCTTTAGTAGGTGCATATAAAATTTCAAATATACCCTTACTTTTAGATGCCATAAAGACAATTATGAGTCATTCAGCTTCTGCAAATAGCTCTTGGGAATATCATTTGACAGATGCTCTTATGGAAATGGTCAATCAAGGAGAGAAAATTACTTTTATGGAAGTAGATAATTGGTTTGATTGTGGAAAGAAAGATACTTTATTAGAAGCTAATGCTAGTTTATTGAGAAGACATGGTTTTGAAACTTCTGTTTCGACAGATTATCCAAAATGTATTATTATTCAACCTGTTCGTTTTGGAAAGCAATGTAAGCTAGAAAATTCTATTATTGGACCTAATGTAGCAATTGGCGACCATACACATATTTCAAATTCTATTATTCAAAATAGCATTATTGGTTCTTTTTCTGAGCTTTCTCATGCAACACTCAACAAATCTATTATAGGCAGTGATTCTATTCTTAAAGGATTGGTACAAAGTCTTAATATTGGAGACAGTACTGAAATTGACTTTACAAGCAATGAATAA
- a CDS encoding PIN domain-containing protein — translation MNYILDTNILILLVKSRIFAEFFDENYFSNTDNTFFYTHITLGEIDSISKQNQWGQKRLILLKNLLKGFNLVKSTSIDVVQNYGTIDAYSQGKLKNNPLPIGMSARNMGKNDLWIAASAIVLKATLLTTDKDFDHLSPNFINIDLIDISTFY, via the coding sequence ATGAATTACATTTTAGATACAAATATTCTTATTTTACTTGTAAAGAGTAGAATTTTCGCAGAGTTCTTTGATGAAAATTACTTTTCCAATACTGATAATACATTTTTCTATACTCATATTACTTTGGGGGAGATAGATTCAATTTCTAAGCAAAATCAATGGGGACAAAAAAGATTAATTTTACTCAAAAATCTTTTGAAAGGATTTAATCTTGTCAAATCTACTTCTATCGATGTTGTGCAAAATTATGGAACTATTGATGCGTATAGTCAAGGAAAATTGAAAAACAACCCTCTTCCTATTGGAATGAGTGCAAGAAACATGGGCAAAAATGACTTATGGATAGCAGCATCAGCTATTGTACTCAAAGCTACTTTGCTAACAACGGATAAAGATTTTGACCATTTATCTCCTAATTTTATAAATATAGATTTGATAGATATAAGTACATTTTATTGA
- the nth gene encoding endonuclease III, with the protein MKIKFPKSVNYPPQKKANAIAKILKELYPNPAVPLDHQDAYTLLISVLLSAQCTDKRVNQVTPILFEEADTPNKMVQLTTEQIKSIIRPCGLSNNKSKAIHRLSEILLEKYSGEVPDKMELLEELPGVGHKTASVVVSQYFGQPAFPVDTHIHRLAYRWGLSNGKNVVQTEKDLKALFPKKNWNDLHIQIIYFGREYCPARSHNPLECPICSQYGNIEYLDKYLEEQEMKGK; encoded by the coding sequence ATGAAAATAAAATTCCCAAAATCAGTAAACTATCCACCACAAAAAAAAGCAAATGCAATAGCTAAGATTTTGAAAGAATTGTATCCAAATCCTGCTGTTCCATTAGACCACCAAGACGCTTATACTTTACTTATTTCAGTTTTGCTTTCTGCTCAATGTACTGACAAACGAGTAAATCAAGTTACGCCAATTTTATTTGAAGAAGCTGATACACCAAATAAAATGGTACAACTTACCACAGAACAAATAAAAAGTATCATTCGTCCTTGTGGGCTTTCAAACAATAAATCAAAGGCAATTCACAGACTTTCAGAGATTTTATTAGAAAAATATAGTGGCGAAGTTCCTGATAAAATGGAGCTTTTGGAAGAATTACCAGGGGTGGGACACAAAACGGCTTCTGTTGTGGTGTCGCAATATTTTGGGCAGCCTGCTTTTCCTGTCGATACGCATATTCACAGACTGGCGTATCGTTGGGGACTTTCAAACGGAAAAAATGTAGTTCAAACAGAAAAAGATCTGAAAGCACTTTTTCCTAAGAAAAACTGGAACGACCTACATATTCAAATTATTTATTTTGGTAGAGAATACTGTCCTGCAAGAAGTCATAATCCATTGGAATGTCCGATTTGTAGTCAATATGGAAATATAGAATATCTTGATAAATATTTGGAAGAACAAGAAATGAAAGGGAAGTAG
- a CDS encoding class I SAM-dependent methyltransferase, with protein MNQDYYKNYYHLERNHWWFVVRLEILKQELQKLILSNNQKLKILNIGIATGKTSEMLSQFGEVTSVEYDAICAEFVRQKLNIEVIEGSILELPFEENSFDWVCAFDVVEHVKDDKRAISEMNRVCKENGKICITVPAFQSLWSHHDEVNQHFKRYKMNEVLNLFDLQSENIDNNSSFKILRKTYFNSFLFIPIWLFRKLNFLIPKQFIRKGSGSDFEIYKSNHFLDSILKGVFRIEKKILQKNISFSFGVSLLFFVEKKKYRD; from the coding sequence TTGAATCAAGATTATTATAAAAATTATTATCACTTAGAACGAAATCATTGGTGGTTTGTGGTGCGTTTAGAAATCTTGAAACAAGAGCTTCAAAAACTAATTCTATCAAATAATCAAAAGCTAAAAATCTTAAATATAGGAATAGCAACAGGGAAAACTTCCGAAATGCTTTCTCAATTTGGAGAAGTAACTTCAGTAGAATATGATGCTATTTGTGCTGAATTTGTACGACAAAAATTAAATATAGAAGTCATTGAAGGTTCTATTTTAGAATTGCCCTTCGAAGAGAATAGTTTTGATTGGGTTTGTGCTTTTGATGTTGTCGAACACGTAAAAGATGATAAAAGAGCAATTTCAGAAATGAATAGAGTTTGTAAAGAAAATGGAAAAATTTGTATTACAGTTCCTGCTTTTCAAAGCCTGTGGAGTCATCACGATGAAGTAAATCAGCATTTTAAAAGATATAAAATGAATGAGGTTTTAAATTTATTTGATTTGCAAAGTGAAAATATAGATAATAATTCTTCTTTCAAGATTCTTAGAAAAACGTATTTTAATTCTTTTTTATTTATTCCTATTTGGCTTTTCAGAAAACTAAACTTTCTGATTCCGAAGCAATTTATACGAAAAGGCTCAGGTTCTGATTTTGAAATTTATAAATCAAATCATTTTTTAGATTCCATCTTAAAAGGAGTTTTTAGAATAGAAAAAAAAATACTCCAAAAGAATATTTCATTTTCCTTCGGAGTTTCTTTATTATTTTTTGTAGAAAAGAAAAAATATAGAGATTAA
- a CDS encoding ribonuclease D — MSKNSNSTNSLGDLLSDLQRNQLGAKKNSPKIPNPIYIKSFEELEKVASKWKKCPQIAIDTEFDDNNNYYGRHLCLVQIYDKDKIYLIDTVKLEGNIQPLLSVLENPNVEKLFHSSSSDLIVIGDVYNCSIKNIQDTALMYRFLLKSSNDIGLQSLVEEKLGIELEKQEQVSDWAKRPLSKSQLIYAATDVVYLFELFEILKKELQELDRWKWYDEEREKLEEIGTENSDKSVDNGNNLEDKNTATALKAAIKYKFPEENTVRFAMYWNLRDAIAKNVNRPHYRVISNNRLAELVVKPPQKLEEWETLRGSSHHFKKRADEFFELSKIDLSDRKNRFFRELDKRAEEKEEYYQEKKQHQRILHQREIIFTNLRDALTDYKGLNVQSLILSNKNKNDVLWHGIEIVANTWKMEVLQEIAKEKEWNIDVLKGSLKK, encoded by the coding sequence ATGTCCAAAAATTCCAATTCAACCAACTCATTAGGCGATTTATTAAGTGATTTACAACGTAATCAATTAGGCGCAAAAAAAAATTCTCCAAAAATTCCCAATCCAATTTATATTAAATCCTTCGAAGAGCTGGAAAAAGTGGCTTCAAAGTGGAAAAAATGTCCTCAAATTGCCATTGACACCGAATTTGATGATAATAATAATTATTATGGCAGGCATTTGTGCTTAGTTCAGATTTATGACAAAGACAAAATTTATTTGATTGATACTGTCAAATTAGAAGGAAATATTCAGCCTTTACTTTCTGTTTTAGAAAATCCGAATGTTGAAAAGTTGTTTCATAGCTCTTCTTCCGATTTGATTGTGATAGGAGATGTCTATAATTGTTCTATCAAAAACATTCAGGATACAGCTCTTATGTATCGTTTTTTACTCAAGTCTAGCAACGATATTGGGCTTCAAAGTCTTGTAGAAGAAAAATTAGGTATTGAATTAGAAAAACAAGAACAGGTTTCAGATTGGGCAAAACGTCCTCTTTCAAAGTCACAACTTATTTATGCAGCTACTGATGTAGTTTATTTGTTCGAACTCTTTGAAATTCTAAAAAAAGAACTTCAAGAATTAGACAGATGGAAATGGTACGATGAAGAGAGAGAGAAATTAGAAGAAATTGGAACAGAAAACTCCGACAAAAGTGTAGATAATGGAAATAATTTGGAAGATAAAAATACTGCTACAGCTCTAAAAGCAGCCATTAAATACAAATTTCCAGAAGAAAATACTGTTCGCTTCGCTATGTATTGGAATCTTAGAGATGCAATAGCAAAAAATGTAAATCGTCCTCATTACAGAGTGATTTCAAATAATCGTTTGGCAGAACTTGTCGTAAAGCCTCCTCAAAAACTAGAAGAGTGGGAAACTCTGCGTGGTTCTTCTCATCATTTCAAGAAACGTGCAGACGAGTTTTTTGAGCTTTCAAAAATAGATTTATCAGATAGAAAAAATCGTTTTTTTAGAGAATTAGACAAACGAGCAGAAGAAAAAGAAGAGTATTATCAAGAGAAAAAACAGCATCAGAGAATACTTCATCAACGAGAAATTATATTTACTAATCTGCGTGATGCACTTACAGACTATAAAGGATTAAATGTTCAGTCGCTTATTCTATCTAACAAAAACAAAAATGATGTTCTTTGGCATGGGATAGAAATTGTTGCCAATACTTGGAAAATGGAAGTTTTACAAGAAATTGCGAAAGAAAAGGAATGGAATATTGATGTTTTGAAAGGAAGTTTGAAAAAATAA
- a CDS encoding OmpA family protein — protein MKTTFFYLSLFFCFSTTLLFAKPVQSQTNILTYRLLYRFIDKDTGKPIDGVNVRILNTSNNSEQVTITTKDGETLVYLEPETTFLIRAYNRHYFSTDTIRLHTQKLPSDIAKEDKRRNIKRDIPLEKINIGVVKKLIGVHFSPNSDKVLPESTLILKRLAYMMRINPSIKIEVAAHTDSRGEDEYNLELTQRQANSLKEFLIEQGIAQDRIKARGFGESQLINQCKNDIKCSSSEHIQNRRIEYVIIKIE, from the coding sequence ATGAAAACAACTTTTTTTTATTTATCACTGTTTTTTTGTTTTTCTACAACACTTCTTTTTGCTAAGCCTGTACAAAGTCAGACAAATATATTAACATATAGATTGTTGTATCGTTTCATTGATAAAGACACAGGTAAACCTATTGATGGTGTAAATGTACGCATTCTAAACACGAGCAATAACTCTGAGCAAGTAACAATCACTACAAAAGATGGAGAAACACTTGTCTATTTAGAGCCTGAAACTACTTTTTTGATTCGTGCTTATAATAGACATTATTTTTCTACGGATACTATTCGTTTACACACCCAAAAACTTCCCTCCGATATAGCTAAAGAAGATAAAAGGCGAAATATTAAAAGAGATATTCCTTTAGAAAAAATAAATATAGGTGTAGTAAAAAAGCTAATTGGTGTTCATTTTTCACCTAATAGTGACAAGGTTTTGCCTGAGTCTACACTTATTTTGAAACGATTAGCTTATATGATGCGCATAAACCCAAGTATAAAAATAGAAGTTGCTGCCCATACTGATTCTAGAGGAGAAGATGAATATAATCTTGAACTTACACAAAGGCAAGCAAACTCATTAAAAGAATTTTTGATAGAACAAGGAATTGCACAAGATAGGATAAAAGCAAGAGGATTTGGAGAAAGTCAGTTAATCAATCAATGTAAAAATGATATAAAATGTAGCTCATCAGAACATATACAAAATAGAAGAATAGAATATGTTATTATTAAAATAGAATAA
- a CDS encoding nitrilase family protein, with amino-acid sequence MKPLLYISLLQGNLFWENPIQNKKHFEEIFSSLLTNNQSQKLPNSNIEDFDRTNNADIVVLPEMFTTGFTMNIDLAENFKQSSTLNWLKEQTKKYDIAITGSIIIEENNKFYNRLFFVEPNGDFQTYDKKHLFRMAGEHKVFSAGKQLPIFEYKGWKICPQICYDLRFPVFSRNDLMVDENGIATSGYDILLYVANFPAARKLAWNSLLPARAIENSCYCVGLNRIGKDGKEIEYNGDSAIYTPKGEKLNSITKEFENTQILSYSVSAMDLQDYRKKFAVYLDNDTFELK; translated from the coding sequence ATGAAACCCTTACTCTATATAAGCCTTCTACAAGGTAATTTGTTTTGGGAAAATCCTATTCAAAATAAAAAGCATTTTGAAGAGATATTTTCTTCTTTACTTACAAATAATCAATCTCAAAAACTTCCTAACTCAAATATTGAGGATTTTGACAGAACAAATAATGCAGATATTGTAGTTTTACCTGAAATGTTTACTACTGGTTTTACTATGAATATAGATTTAGCAGAAAACTTTAAACAAAGTAGTACACTCAACTGGCTAAAAGAACAAACCAAGAAATATGATATTGCCATTACTGGAAGTATAATTATAGAAGAAAATAATAAATTTTATAATCGTTTGTTTTTTGTAGAACCAAATGGAGACTTCCAAACCTACGATAAAAAGCATCTTTTCAGAATGGCAGGTGAGCATAAAGTATTTTCGGCAGGTAAACAATTACCTATTTTTGAATATAAAGGATGGAAAATTTGTCCACAGATTTGTTATGATTTGCGTTTTCCTGTTTTTTCTAGAAATGATTTAATGGTTGATGAAAATGGAATAGCTACTTCTGGCTATGATATTTTATTGTATGTAGCAAACTTTCCTGCAGCTCGTAAATTGGCTTGGAATAGCCTTTTGCCTGCTCGGGCTATCGAAAACTCTTGTTATTGTGTGGGTTTAAATCGCATAGGAAAAGATGGAAAAGAAATTGAGTACAATGGAGATTCAGCTATTTACACTCCTAAAGGAGAAAAATTAAATTCTATTACTAAAGAATTTGAAAACACACAAATTTTATCTTATTCTGTTTCGGCAATGGATTTGCAGGACTATAGAAAGAAATTTGCCGTTTATTTAGATAATGATACATTTGAATTAAAATAG